Part of the Mycolicibacterium mengxianglii genome is shown below.
GGCGCCGCACGGACCCCAAGGACCTGACGGTCATCGATCCCGCCAACAACGTCGAGTTCTTCTTCCTGCGCCCCAAGGACATCGCGATCTACGTGGGCTCGGGACAGTTGGACTTCGGGATCACCGGCCGGGATCTTGCGCGCGAGTCCGATGCGCCGGTGCAGGAACGGTTGTCATTGGGCTTCGGCTCGTCGACGTTCCGCTACGCCGCCCCGGCAGGTGCCCAGTGGTCGGTAGCCGATCTGGCCGGCAAGCGGATCGCCACGGCGTACCCGAACCTGGTGCGGAAAGACCTGTCCAGCAAGGGAATCGACGCCACCGTGATCCGGCTCGATGGTGCGGTGGAGATCTCGATCCAGCTGGGGGTGGCCGACGCCATCGCTGACGTGGTGGGTTCGGGCCGCACTCTGCGACAGCATGACCTGGCAGCGTTCGGAGAACCGCTGTGCGACTCCGAAGCGGTGCTCATCGAGCGGGCCGGCCCGGAATCAGATCCGGCCCGTGACCAACTCGCCGCGCGGGTGCAGGGTGTGGTGTTCGGCCAGCAGTACCTGATGCTCGACTACGACTGCCCCCGGGCGGTGCTGGAGGAGGCCACCGCGGTGACCCCCGGTCTGGAGTCGCCGACCATCGCGCCGCTGGCCGATCCGGACTGGGTCGCAGTGCGCGCCCTGGTGCCGCGCCGGGATGTCAACGCCCGCATGGATGAGCTGGCCGCCATCGGAGCCAAAGCTATTTTGGCCTCTGACATCAGGTTCTGTCGCTTCTGATCAGCAGGTGCACCACCTCCCAGCGTGTTAGCGTCCCGGTGTCGCTGTCACTGCCAGGAGGCACCCATGACGCAAGCCCTCGTGATCCTGCTTGCCCTGTTGATCGGCGTCGTCGCCGGTCTCCGGGCGCTCACTCCACCTGCGGCGGTGGCATGGGGAGGGTTGCTCGGCTGGATCAACCTGGATGGGACGTGGGCGCAGTGGGTGGCGCACCCGATCACCGTCGCGATCTTCACCATCCTGCTGATCGGTGAACTGATCACCGACCAACTCCCGAAAACCCCGAGTCGCAAGGTGCCCCCGCAGTTCGCCGCCCGGCTGATCAGCGGCGGGTTCGCCGGCGCGGTGATCGGAACGGCATGGGGACATCCGTGGACGTGTCTGGGTGCGGGTCTTGTCGGTGCGGTGCTGGGCACCCTCGGCGGTGCGCAAGCGCGTGGTTGGCTGGCCACGAAGGTCGGCAAGGACTTTCCCGCGGCCCTGACCGAGGACGTCATCGCCGTTGTCGGCGGGTTCGCCGTCGTCGCGCTAGCATCGGCGTTGTGAGCAACCGCGGCATGGCTGAAAAACCGGATACCTCAACCCATTTCGACGCCATCATCGTCGGCGCCGGGCAGGCCGGGCCGCCGCTGGCGGGCCGGCTGACCGCAGCGGGGCAGACGGTCGCGGTGATCGAACGCAAGCTTGTCGGCGGCACGTGCGTGAACTACGGGTGTATCCCCACCAAGACCCTGGTGGCCAGTGCACATGCGGCGCACGTCGCTCGCCGCAGTGCCGACTACGGGATCGGCACCGGCGAGGTCACCGTGGACATGGCAAAGGTGAAGGCCCGCAAGGACGGCATCGTCGAAGGTGACCGCAAGGGCGTCGAGAGCTGGCTGGAGGGAATGGACGGCTGCACCTTGATACGCGGCCACGCCAAGTTCACCGGCCCGCACTCGCTGTCGATCGACGGCGGTTCCGAGATCACCGCCGACCGGATCTTCCTCAACGTCGGCGGTCGCGCCGTGGCCCCGCCGATCCCCGGGCTTTCCGATGTCGACTACCTGACCAATGTCGGTGTCCTCGAACTCGGTTCGGTACCAGAGCATCTGGTGATCATCGGTGGTAGCTACATCGGCCTGGAATTCGCGCAGATGTACCGCCGGTTCGGCGCAGAGGTCACCGTCGTCGAGCGCGGATCGCGGTTGGCGTCCCGTGAGGACGACGACGTATGCGCCGCCATCAAAGAGATCCTGGAGAACGACGGAATCACAATACATCTGGACGCCAACGACATTCGGGTGTCCAAAGATGGTGAGGGAATCGCGGTGCATACCAGTGCCGATGGCCCCACGGTGACCGGCTCACACCTGCTGGTGGCTGTCGGGCGCCAGCCCAACACCGACGAGCTCGGCCTCGAGACCGCCGGGGTGGCGACCGACAAGCGGGGCTACGTGGTGGTTGATGACCAGTTGCGTACCAACGTCGAGCACATCTGGGCAATGGGGGACTGCAACGGCAGGGGTGCGTTCACCCACACCTCGTACAACGACTTCGAGATCGTGGCGGCCAACCTGCTCGACGACGAGCCGCGCAAGGTCAGCGACCGGATTCCCACCTATGCGCTCTACATCGACCCGCCACTGGGGCGCGCGGGTATGACCGTGGCCCAGGTGCGCGAATCGGGCCGAAAAGCGTTGGTAGGCAAGCGACCGATGACCCGGGTGGGCCGGGCGGTGGAGAAGGGTGAGACCCAGGGATTCATGAAGGTGGTGGTTGACGCCGACACCCACGAGATCCTGGGCGCGGCGATCCTCGGGGTCGGCGGCGACGAGGTGATCCACGGCATCCTCGACACCATGTCGGCCAAGGCGCCTTATACGACACTGACTCACACGGTGCACATCCACCCGACGGTCAGCGAGTTGGTGCCGACGATGCTCGAAGAGATGAAACCGCTCCAATAAGCGCCCGCGCCAACCTCTCAGCTGCTCTGTAGCTGGGCGGCGATTGCCTCGGTGTCGAGCAAGGAGAAGACCTCGGCGATTTTGGCGGCCCGGAAGCGGTAGAAGACGTGCTCTGCGAACGTGATCGCCGATCCCGTAGGGCTCCAGCCCAGGAATTCGCGCTCCGGGGTGCAGTGGAAGAGCAGCCGGCATCCGACAGTGGCGTCGTCGGCCACCAGCAGGGTCGCGGTGAACTGCAGGTCCGGAATGGTGTCGACGTCGTGCTGCAGCATCGACCGGTAGCCGACCAGCCCGATCCGCTGTCCGTTGTAATGCACGTCATCGCAGACGAACTCGCCGAGGTCGTCCCATCGCCGGTCGTTGAGGCAGTCCAGATAGCGGCCGTACACGGTGGGCAATGTCGTCGTCATGATGGCAATTCTGCTGCAGGGCGCTGGTGCTCAGCGACGCTGCACCAGCAGGGTCTGCGCGCAGGTGCCGATGAACCCGTCTCGGTCGAAGACGTCGGCGGTGGTCACGCCGATCCCGTCCGGGCCGATGGAGCCGCGGGCACGCAGCGCGAAATCGTCGCCGGCGGGCAATCGGTGCAGGTGCACCACGGTGTCGGTGTTCATGAACAGGTACTGCTGGGGGTCCAGCGCCGAACCGACTCCGTTGGCCGAATCCACCACCATCGCCAGCCGTTGCAGCGCCGTGGTCGGCTCGTCGTCCACCAGGGGAACCTCGGGCGTCAGCCAGAACACCCGAGAGCCCGACGGATCGTCGTGCTGTGGGCGGAAGTCCACACTGTCGAGATAGCCGCCGACATTCCACCATTGGTCGGGTAGCGCCGCGGCGGGTCCCTCGACCAGCGGCGGGTAGCGGTCACCGGCGGCATCCCCGGTGTCGCTGGTGGCCAGCGCCCACGCGCTCACCCGGGCCACCGGGCGTGCCCCGCCTACCGGCGTCATCTCGGAATTCAGCAGGCAGATGCGCTTGCCGGGCCGCTCCACCCAGGCACGCACCGTCAGCGGTGCCACCGGAATGGCGCCCAGGATGTCGAGCGCCAGCCGGCCGATCCGCAGCGGCGAGCCGGTCAGCTGTTCCTCGATCGCCTTCGTCAGCAGCGCCAGCGGCGGCGAGCCGTGCTGGATGTCAGGTGTCCAGTTGCTGCGGGTCAGGTCGGTGGATTCGAAGATCTGCTGATCGCCTGGCCGGCGTCGGTAATAACAATCCGTCACGCTGCCGACCCTGCCGGATGCTCCGGCCAGCCGGGGTAGGGGGGTGGGGTGCCGCCGAATTCCGGGCACAGGGCTTGATGTGCGCACCAGTCACACAGTCGCGACCGCCGCGGCCGGAAGTCACCGGTCACCCCGGCGGTCTGGATGGCACGCCAGATCGCAGACAGGGTCTTCTCGAAGCGCCGCAGCTCGTCGAGTTCAGGGGAGTAGTCCAGCAGTTGACCGTCGGCAAGGTAGATCAGCCGCAGCCGCGCCGGGAGTACCCCGCGGGAGCGCAGCAACGCCACGGCATAGAACTTCATCTGGAACATCGCCTTGAACTCCGCTTGCTCTCGCGCCGCGGGCGGTGCCTTGCCGGTCTTGTAGTCCACCACCCGCACCTCACCGGTGGCTGCGACGTCGATGCGGTCGACGAACCCGCGCAACAGGGTGCCGTCGGTGAGCTCCACCTCGACGCGCTGCTCGCAGCTCTGCGGATCGAACCGGGTGGGGTCCTCCAGCCGGTAGTACCCCGACAGCAGTTTGGCCGCCTCGGCCAGCAGCTGATCGCGTTGGTCCGCAGCGATCTGCTCGGCCAGGCCGGGATCCTCTGCAACCACCTGCTCCCACGCCGGGGTGAGCAGTCCCAGCGCGGTGTCCCGGTCCCGCTCGTCGGCGGGCAGGCTGTAGAGCTGCTCCAGCGCCGCGTGTACCACCGAGCCACGCAGCTGCGCCGTCGACGTCGGTTCCGGCAGCCGGTCGATCGCCCGGAACCGGTACAGCAACGGGCACTGCTTGAAATCGGCGGCCCGAGACGGAGACAGCGCCGGCCTGGAAGCAGCGCGCAGGACCACCCGTTCGGGGTTCTGCGTCGCGGACTCGGCCATACTGGGCAGCTTATGCACGCACTAGGACAAATTTGGCAGGGAGATTCGCTGTGTCGTTAACCGGACCCTTCACCGTGGGTGACCGCGTGCAGCTCACCGACGCCAAGGGCAGGCATTACACGATGGTGCTGGCGCCCGGCGCCGAGTTCCACACCCATCGGGGCGCGATCACCCACGATTCGGTGATCGGCGTTCCCGAGGGCAGCGTGGTGAAATCCACCAACGGAGACCCATTCCTGGTGCTGCGGCCGCTGCTCATCGACTACGTGCTGTCCATGCCGCGCGGCGCTCAGGTCATCTACCCCAAGGACGCCGCCCAGATCGTGCACGAGGGCGACATCTTCCCCGGGGCCAAGGTGCTCGAGGCCGGTGCCGGATCGGGTGCGCTCACCTGCTCGCTGTTGCGTGCCGTCGGCCCCACCGGGCGGGTCACGTCGTATGAGGTGCGCGACGACCACGCCGTGCACGCCGAACGCAACGTGACGACCTTCTTCGGCGAACGTCCGGCCAACTGGGACATGGTGATCGCCGATCTCGCCGAGTACTCGGGCCCGGAGGTCGACCGCGTGGTCCTCGACATGCTCGCACCATGGGAGGTGCTGCACGCCGTCTCGGAAGCCCTGGTGCCCGGCGGTGTGCTGATGATCTACGTCGCCACCGTGACGCAGCTGTCCAAGACGGTCGAGGCGCTGCGCGAGCAGCAGTGCTGGACCGAGCCGCGATCCTGGGAGACGCTGCAGCGCGGCTGGAACGTCGTCGGACTGGCTGTTCGCCCACAGCACAACATGCGTGGACACACCGCGTTTCTGATCTCGGCCCGCCGGCTGGCGCCGGGCACCATCACGCCGACGCCGCTGAAGCGACGCAAACAGCAGGTCTGAGCGGGGTCAGTCGTCGCTGCGGGACAGGCCGCGACGGACCGAGAGCAGTTCGATCTCCGGGCGGGCTGCCACCAACCGTTCGGCGGCGTCCAGGATGTCGACCACATGCGCGCGTTCTCCGGCGACCGCGGCCATACCGATGCCCGCGCGACGGTGCAGGTCGGCAGATCCCGTCTCCGCGGCCGAGACGGTGAATCGGCGGCGCAACTCGGCGACGATGGGGCGCACCACCGAGCGCTTCTCCTTGAGCGAGTGCACGTCACCGAGCAGGATGTCGAACTCCAGCCAGCCGATCCACATGCCGTCCGCACTCACCCGCCGAACTCCAGGAGCAGGTCCGCGGTCTCCCGAGACAGCTGCCAGCCCTGGCCCAGCGGTTTGAACTCCATGGGGTAGGTGAACGGCGCAGCGGCGGGGTCAGCGGGGGTGATCGTCACGGTGGCCACCAGGTACCCGCGCTGTTCCGACCAGGCGATGTCGGTGACGGCAAAGGTCAGCGGAGCCTGCTTGTTGTCGCGCAGCGCGACGACGAGACCGTCGAGGGCTTTTGCGTCCGCCGCGGTGGCGCCTTCGACGAGGGTGAGCTTGTTGTTGCCGGGAACTGCCGGATCGGTCAGCCGTGTCAGCACGTCGATCAGCGCCGACGGCTGCGGCAGGTCGGCAGGCTGTGATGGCGCCGGTGACACGACGGGCGGTGGGGGCGACGGGGCCGGAGGTGCCTCGCTGCTGCACCCTGACAGCCCAAAAGACCCTGACAGCCCGAACGCCGCCACGAGGATCGTGGCGGCGTTGCGGACTGTAGTGCGGATCTGGGTCAGCCCAGCGAGGAGAGGAACGCCATCGCGGTGCCCTTCTGGACCACCCAGCCCGTGGGGCTCGGGGCGGCGATGAAGGTGAGCGGCCGGCTGGTGGAAACGCCGTTCGCGGCGGTGGCCGTGACGTTCGCGGTGGCTACCGGGCCGTTCTGATCGATGTCGATGACGTTGAACGCCACCGGGAAGTAGCCCTTGGCCTGCGCGTTGCGGTAAGCCCGGTCAGCGAGGATCTGCTCACCCCGGCCCAGTCCGCCCTCGACATAGGGGCTGAACGAACCGCTGGTGAGCGCGCTGAGCGTCTGGGTGAGTGCACCCTGCAGCTGCGGCGCCGGAGCGGCCGGCATCGGGATTTCCCAGGAGACCGGCTGGATGGCCGTTGACGCTGCGGGAGCTGACGCGGTGGATGCAATGGAAGTCACACCTGCCGTCGCAGCGCCGATGACGGCGACCGCACCGGCAGCGGTTGCCACACCGGTGGCGAGGGATTTCAGGTTCACGGCTGTCCTTTCAAGTCGGCGCGCCTCTGTTGAAGAGGCTAACAGTGTGCTGGTGTGATGAATTCCGACACCGCACACAAAGTCTGAATCGCCGGTAGCGTTGAAGTTGTTACCGCACCAACTTTCGGTGCGGGAGAAGGAGCGCATTATGAGTGAGTCAGAGCGTTCGGGGGCGAACCCGCAGGGCTTTTCCAGCGAAGATGCAGCAGAGCTGGAGGCACTGCGCCGCGAGGCGGCAATATTGCGTGAACAGCTCGAGTCTTCACCGGGCGGTGCCGGCGGTGCGCGAACCGCCCGCGACGTACATCAGCTCGAAGCCCGGATCGACTCGCTGGCGGCGCGAAACTCCAAGCTGATGGAAACTCTCAAAGAGGCCCGCCAGCAACTTCTGGCGTTGCGCGAAGAAGTTGACCGGCTGGGTCAGCCGCCAAGCGGCTACGGCGTCCTGCTGGACACCCATGACGACGACACCGTCGACGTGTTCACCTCGGGCCGCAAGATGCGCCTGACGGCTTCTCCCAATATCGACGTCAAGTCGCTCAAGCAGGGTCAGACGGTACGCCTCAACGAGGCGCTCACCGTGGTCGAGGCCGGCAACTTCGAAGCGGTCGGCGAGATCTGCACCTTGCGCGAGATCCTGGCCGACGGTCACCGCGCTCTGGTGGTGGGCCATGCCGACGAGGAACGCATCGTCTGGCTCGCCGAGCCCCTGGTGGCGGCCGCGCATCTGCCCGTCGACCTCGTCGCCGAGATGGAGGACGAGTGGCGGCCGCGCAAGCTGCGCCCCGGTGACTCGCTGCTGGTCGACACCAAGGCCGGGTACGCCTTCGAGCGCATCCCCAAGGCCGAGGTCGAGGACCTGGTGCTCGAAGAGGTGCCCGATGTCAGCTACGAGGACATCGGTGGCCTGACCCGGCAGATCGAGCAGATCCGCGACGCGGTGGAACTGCCGTTCCTGCACAAGGATCTCTACCGGGAGTACGCGCTGCGGCCGCCGAAGGGTGTGCTGCTCTACGGGCCTCCCGGGTGCGGTAAGACGCTGATCGCGAAGGCTGTGGCGAACTCACTGGCCAAGAAGATGGCGGAGCTGCGCGGCGAGGACTCCCGTGAGGCCAAGTCGTACTTCCTCAACATCAAGGGCCCCGAGCTGCTGAACAAGTTCGTCGGTGAGACCGAGCGGCACATCCGCCTGATCTTCCAGCGGGCCCGTGAGAAGGCATCCGAGGGCACCCCGGTGATCGTGTTCTTCGACGAGATGGACTCCATCTTCCGGACCCGCGGCACCGGCGTGAGCTCCGATGTGGAGACCACGGTCGTCCCGCAGTTGCTCTCGGAGATCGACGGTGTCGAGGGCCTCGAGAACGTCATCGTGATCGGCGCCTCCAACCGTGAGGACATGATCGATCCGGCGATCCTGCGGCCCGGCCGCCTGGACGTCAAGATCAAGATCGAGCGGCCGGACGCCGAGTCGGCGCAGGACATCTTCAGCAAGTACCTGACCGACGAATTGCCGGTCAACGAAGACGATCTCAGGGAGTTCGGCGGCGATCGGTCGCTGACCATCAAGGCGATGATCGAGAAGGTCGTCGACCGGATGTACGCCGAGATCGACGACAACCGGTTCCTGGAGGTCACCTACGCCAATGGTGACAAGGAAGTCATGTACTTCAAGGACTTCAACTCCGGCGCCATGATCCAGAATGTCGTCGACCGCGCCAAGAAGAACGCGATCAAGGCGGTTCTGGAGTCCGGGCAGAGGGGTCTGCGGATCCAGCATCTGCTGGACTCGATCGTCGACGAGTTCGCCGAGAACGAGGACCTGCCCAACACCACCAATCCGGATGACTGGGCAAGGATCTCGGGCAAGAAGGGCGAGCGGATCGTCTACATCCGCACGCTGGTCACCGGCAAGAGTTCGTCGGCCAGCCGCGCTATCGACACCGAGTCCAACTTGGGCCAGTACCTGTAGCAGTCAGTCCCTGCGCGAGCAGACACAAAATCGCCCTTTTCGCTCGCGGAAAGGGCGATTTTGCGTCTGCTCACCCCGTGGTCGTGTCGCCCTGAGTTGCATCGACCACGTGATCGCACATCAGGTCGTACATGCCACGGGTCACCTCGACGTCGTCGCTCATGATGTTGTAACCGTGGTCGACGGCCGGGACTTCGTGATAGGTCACCGATGCGCCGGCCGCGCTCAGTTTGTCCGCGTACCGCGCCGCCTCGGCCCGCAGTCGGTCGTATTCCGCGGACACGATCAGCGCGGGTGCGATGCCGTGCAAGCCGTCGCCGTTGGTGCCCCACGCCGGGGAGGCCAAGCGGTCGCGGCGCTGCGCCGGATCCGGAATGTAAGCGGTGTCGAACACCTCGCCCATCCAGGGGCGGAGGACCGCGGATTTGCCTTGCGGGCTGGGCTTGTCGGCGGTTCTCGTCACGAGATCAAGTGGGGCGTAATGCAATACCTGCAGCGAGATCGAGGGCGTGCCCAGTTCCAGCGCCAACCGGGCGGCAGCGGCCGAGAGGTTTCCGCCCGCACTCTGACCACCGACGCACAGTCGGGTGGGCGCCAACACGTAGTCGATGTTGACCACCACGACGTCGGCGTGGGCCGCGAGGTAACGGCACCAGGGATCGTCCTGCTCGCGATGGCCGACGACGAATCCTCCGCCGTGGACGTTGACATACACCGCGGGACGACGGCCTCGGTGCTCGGCTGGGTGTACACGGTGGCCGCGGTGTTTCCCGGGATGTCGGGGAACCGCACGGCGGGCTTGGGCGCCGGATTGATGGTCGCGGCGAAGAGGCGTGCGATGTCGTCGGCTATCCAGGGCGTGGCCAGAACGGACACCTACAGGCTCCTAGTCTCGAGGACGGTTCGGCATGCCTCAGAGGGTACTCAGACCGCAGAGCAGGTGGGCTCGTGAATCATCCCGGTTCAGGAGGCGCGTTTGTTGGCGGCGATCGCTCGTTCCACCAGCGCCGACTCCGCCAGGATCGACGGATGGGCCAGCGTATGCACCACGGAGGTGAACACGTCGGAGATCGACTGATCGACGAGGGTGGCCTGGAGTACTTGGTCCATGGCCCATCTGTGGTGGGCGACGTCCTCGGGTAGTTCGGTGCCGTGCAGGGCGTCCTGCCGAGCGGTGTCGGCTTCGGTCGACAGGGTCCACGCGGCGTCGGTCACGACCGCCTGCAGGTCGAAGAATGAGGTCGCCGGCCGGTTGAGCGGCGGGGTGGCGACCAGATAGTCGGATAGGCAGCTCGCGTGCAGGGCGGCCGACGAGATGCCTTGGCCGTGAACCGGGTTGAACGAGGCCACCGCGTCTCCGACGCTGACGAGACGGGCGGGGAACCGCGCGAGTCCGGTGAAGTCCCGGCGGCGGCTGTCAGCTTGCCGGTATGTCTGGACCTCGCAGGTCGGGGGCCCGCTGACGGCGTGTCTGAAGATGGGGGGCAGCTTCGCGCACGTCTCACGAAAACCTTCGATCGAGGCGGGCGGCCGATCAGGCTCATACGAATAAAGGAGCACGAGCCATTGGTCACCTTCGACTGCGAGAACCAGGGCGTCTGGCTTCGACGGCCCGGCCAGCCGCCAGAACGACAACGCGACTGGTAGTTCGGCGGCGCCCGGTGGCCGTTCGAACAACGCGGTCGCGTAGTTGATGTTGGTTGGGAGCCGTTGCAGTTTCGGACGCTGAAAGCCGGCCTCTTCGACCCAGCGCGATACCTTGCTGGACCTTCCCATGGCGTCCACGACGAAATCGACGTCGATCGCCTTCTCTTGTTGCTCTTCCACGTACCGCACGGCGCGCACCGCACCGTCATCGAACTCGAGACCTGTTGCCTGAGCGGTCACGACTGACACGTTGGGAAGCGCCAGCACACGGCTGCGGATCCGCGATTCCAGAAACGGTCTTGTGCCCGTCAGGAGGGACGTATTGCGTTGGGGCACTTGTTGTCGACCGCCCAGATAGACGGCCTGTTGGTCAGGCCGGGCGAGCACGCCGCCGCGGTCCTGCGCTTCGCGGGTGAAGCCGGGTAGCCATCGCTCGATCTGCGCGAGGCCACCCGGCAGCAGGACATGCGCCTGCCGACCTTGCGGAACTCCTTGCCGTAGATTGTCTTCGGAGTCCACTGCATCGCGTTCGATGATCAGCACCCTGGATGCGTGGTCAGCCAGCACCCGGGCGGCCAGCAGACCGGCGATGCTGCCACCCAACACGCACGCCGTATCGAACAGCACCGGGGTGCGTACTGGCGGATCAGTGCGACTCAGACGGTCGAACAGGGCACGGGGAGAGTCGGTCGTCGAGGTCACTTACCGTTGTCCTTTCAGTAATCGCGGACAGTAAGCAACAGGCTCCCAGCGGGGAGCGGGTCGACGCCACGAACGGGACATGCAAACGGTGATAACGGTAAACCGATATCTCTGAGAACACAATGAGCCGTGCGGCTGTGGTCATCGGCGATTCAGTGCACCAACATCGTTGGCATCTCGCGTCACTCGTGGAACCGCCGCTGACGATCGTGGGGTATCGTTGGTAACATGTTGACAGGCCCTCGGGCGTCTACTTCAAACGGGATATTGGAGGCGGCGGCCGAGCTGCTGCGCGACGGAGGCGTGGAGGCGGTGTCAACCCGTGCGGTAGCCGCGGCCGCCGGTACACAACCGCCGAACATCTACCGCCGATTCGGCGATAAGCAGGGGTTACTCGAAGCAGTCACCCTGCACATTCTCCACAACTACATCGCCCAGATGCGAAGAGTTGCTTACCAATCGGATGATTCGGTCGAAGATCTGCGACACCTGTGGGACCTGTATGTGACATTCGCTATGACGCAGCCCGAGTGCTTCGCCCTGATATACGGACCCACCCGACGCGGAGAGGCCATCTCGGCGGCTGCAGAGACGATGAAGTCCATGATTCAGGCTGCGATCGGGCGAATCGCCGACGACGGCAGATTGCGGATGAGTGTCATGCGGGCGACTGCGTTGTTCCGATCTTGCGGTGTGGGTTTTGTGCTCACCCAGCTGGCAATCCCCGCGGTAAAGCGCGACTGGGAGCTGAGCGACATCGCCCGGGAGAATGCACTCGCCAACATCGTGGTCACTTCGGGGGCGAGCAACGAGCGCAACACGTTGATCGGACGAGCCACCGCGCTGCGGCAAACTCTCGATGGCGACGATGTGCCGTTGATGCGGGCCGAACGTGAGGTGATGATCGAATGGCTCAACCGTATCGCCGACGGGCGGCACTGACAACGTCCGGCAGGATGCGGCCGGCAAATTCGTCGGGAAAGCGCTGCGGCTAGCGAGAATTCACCACGTCGAGCACATTCACCACATGGACGCGCACCCCGTACTCGGAAATGCGCTCGAGCTGTGCGGCGTCGGCGGTCGAGTCGGTCACCAGATGATCGAGCCGGTCCAGAGACGCCATCTTGGCCAGCGTCACCTTGCCGATCTTGGAGCCGTCGACGGCGACGATGACCCGCTGGGCGTTGGCGGCCATGGCAATTGCGGTCCGGGCCTCGGCTTCGTCGAAGGTCGTCGCACCCACTTCGGCGGACATGCCGTCGGCACCGAGGATCGCTGTGCCGACGGTGATCACCTGAAACGCATGCTCGGACATCGGGCCAACGGCCTCGAGGGAATTCGCCCGCACCAAACCACCGGTCATGATGACCTTCATGTGTGCGTCGACGGCGCAATTGGCCGCGATCGTCAGCGAATTGGTCACGATGGTCATATTGGGTCGGCCCTTCAGCGATTTCGCTACCTCACCGGTGGTCACGCCGCCGGTCAACGCGACGGCTTGCGGCCCGGGGGGCACCAGCGCCGCGGCATGCTGGGCGATCCGACGCTTGATGGCAACCATCCGGTGGTCGCGTAGCCGCACCGGGATCTCACTGCCGCTGGGGTCCAGGGCCCGGGCGCCACCATGGGTCCGGACCAGTAAGCCCTGCTCTTCGAGTTCGCTCAGGTCCCGGCGCAGCGTCGCAGGGGAGACGTTCAGTTTCCGGCACAGTTCGTGCGAGTCGACGTCGCCGCGGTCACGCAGCAGGGACAACACTTCTCGCATGCGGTCGGTGCGTTTGATCGACAACGCTCCTCACCCCCGATGATAGGAACGATCAGTTTTCCTGAGCGTTTCTCCGCTTTCCGTTGCGCGTTATGAGCGATCTTCCCATGATCAACCCATGCTCAATCAAGTTCTCCATCCGGCTCGCGGCTCCCGGCGGTCACCGGCGTGACCGTTGCCGCAACACCTGATCTCGTCGCGGCTGCCACCGCTGCCGGTACCGCCGTCCTTGCGTTCAACGTGGTCTCGATCGAACACGCCGAAGGGATCGCCGCCGGCGTCGAACGGGCGGACTCCGCCGCGTTGCTGCAGATCAGTGAGAACACGATCGTCTTCCACGGGGGGCGGATCGCGCCGCTGCTGGCCGCGTGCGCGCAGATCGCCACGGAATCCACGGCACCCCTGGGAATTCATCTGGATCATCTCCAGGACATGACGCTGCTCAGCGAGGCGATCAACACCGCCGCCGCCCTCGGGGCCGGCTCCATCATGATCGACGCC
Proteins encoded:
- a CDS encoding ester cyclase codes for the protein MTTTLPTVYGRYLDCLNDRRWDDLGEFVCDDVHYNGQRIGLVGYRSMLQHDVDTIPDLQFTATLLVADDATVGCRLLFHCTPEREFLGWSPTGSAITFAEHVFYRFRAAKIAEVFSLLDTEAIAAQLQSS
- a CDS encoding DUF503 domain-containing protein, whose translation is MWIGWLEFDILLGDVHSLKEKRSVVRPIVAELRRRFTVSAAETGSADLHRRAGIGMAAVAGERAHVVDILDAAERLVAARPEIELLSVRRGLSRSDD
- a CDS encoding RecB family exonuclease → MAESATQNPERVVLRAASRPALSPSRAADFKQCPLLYRFRAIDRLPEPTSTAQLRGSVVHAALEQLYSLPADERDRDTALGLLTPAWEQVVAEDPGLAEQIAADQRDQLLAEAAKLLSGYYRLEDPTRFDPQSCEQRVEVELTDGTLLRGFVDRIDVAATGEVRVVDYKTGKAPPAAREQAEFKAMFQMKFYAVALLRSRGVLPARLRLIYLADGQLLDYSPELDELRRFEKTLSAIWRAIQTAGVTGDFRPRRSRLCDWCAHQALCPEFGGTPPPYPGWPEHPAGSAA
- a CDS encoding DUF4126 domain-containing protein — protein: MTQALVILLALLIGVVAGLRALTPPAAVAWGGLLGWINLDGTWAQWVAHPITVAIFTILLIGELITDQLPKTPSRKVPPQFAARLISGGFAGAVIGTAWGHPWTCLGAGLVGAVLGTLGGAQARGWLATKVGKDFPAALTEDVIAVVGGFAVVALASAL
- a CDS encoding tRNA (adenine-N1)-methyltransferase, yielding MSLTGPFTVGDRVQLTDAKGRHYTMVLAPGAEFHTHRGAITHDSVIGVPEGSVVKSTNGDPFLVLRPLLIDYVLSMPRGAQVIYPKDAAQIVHEGDIFPGAKVLEAGAGSGALTCSLLRAVGPTGRVTSYEVRDDHAVHAERNVTTFFGERPANWDMVIADLAEYSGPEVDRVVLDMLAPWEVLHAVSEALVPGGVLMIYVATVTQLSKTVEALREQQCWTEPRSWETLQRGWNVVGLAVRPQHNMRGHTAFLISARRLAPGTITPTPLKRRKQQV
- a CDS encoding FAD-containing oxidoreductase: MAEKPDTSTHFDAIIVGAGQAGPPLAGRLTAAGQTVAVIERKLVGGTCVNYGCIPTKTLVASAHAAHVARRSADYGIGTGEVTVDMAKVKARKDGIVEGDRKGVESWLEGMDGCTLIRGHAKFTGPHSLSIDGGSEITADRIFLNVGGRAVAPPIPGLSDVDYLTNVGVLELGSVPEHLVIIGGSYIGLEFAQMYRRFGAEVTVVERGSRLASREDDDVCAAIKEILENDGITIHLDANDIRVSKDGEGIAVHTSADGPTVTGSHLLVAVGRQPNTDELGLETAGVATDKRGYVVVDDQLRTNVEHIWAMGDCNGRGAFTHTSYNDFEIVAANLLDDEPRKVSDRIPTYALYIDPPLGRAGMTVAQVRESGRKALVGKRPMTRVGRAVEKGETQGFMKVVVDADTHEILGAAILGVGGDEVIHGILDTMSAKAPYTTLTHTVHIHPTVSELVPTMLEEMKPLQ
- the hisG gene encoding ATP phosphoribosyltransferase gives rise to the protein MLRVAVPNKGALSESAAEILAEAGYRRRTDPKDLTVIDPANNVEFFFLRPKDIAIYVGSGQLDFGITGRDLARESDAPVQERLSLGFGSSTFRYAAPAGAQWSVADLAGKRIATAYPNLVRKDLSSKGIDATVIRLDGAVEISIQLGVADAIADVVGSGRTLRQHDLAAFGEPLCDSEAVLIERAGPESDPARDQLAARVQGVVFGQQYLMLDYDCPRAVLEEATAVTPGLESPTIAPLADPDWVAVRALVPRRDVNARMDELAAIGAKAILASDIRFCRF
- a CDS encoding thioesterase family protein, with the protein product MTDCYYRRRPGDQQIFESTDLTRSNWTPDIQHGSPPLALLTKAIEEQLTGSPLRIGRLALDILGAIPVAPLTVRAWVERPGKRICLLNSEMTPVGGARPVARVSAWALATSDTGDAAGDRYPPLVEGPAAALPDQWWNVGGYLDSVDFRPQHDDPSGSRVFWLTPEVPLVDDEPTTALQRLAMVVDSANGVGSALDPQQYLFMNTDTVVHLHRLPAGDDFALRARGSIGPDGIGVTTADVFDRDGFIGTCAQTLLVQRR